A stretch of Usitatibacter palustris DNA encodes these proteins:
- a CDS encoding peroxiredoxin, with protein sequence MTIKVGDKLPEGSVNEFIEVEGNGCSIGPNTFKVEELTKGKKIAIFGLPGAFTPTCSAKHVPSYLKNIDALKAKGVDEVWCFAVNDAFVMGAWARDQKAGGKIRFMADGSADYTKKLGLELDLMGRGMGMRCQRFSLLVDDGVVKSVNVEGPGKFEVSDGDTMVKQA encoded by the coding sequence ATGACGATCAAGGTCGGCGACAAACTTCCCGAAGGCAGCGTCAACGAGTTCATCGAAGTCGAGGGCAACGGCTGCAGCATCGGCCCCAACACGTTCAAGGTCGAGGAGCTCACCAAGGGCAAGAAGATCGCGATCTTCGGCCTGCCGGGCGCCTTCACGCCCACCTGCTCCGCGAAGCACGTGCCGAGCTACCTGAAGAACATCGACGCGCTGAAGGCCAAGGGCGTGGACGAGGTGTGGTGCTTCGCGGTGAACGACGCGTTCGTGATGGGCGCGTGGGCCCGTGACCAGAAGGCCGGCGGCAAGATCCGCTTCATGGCCGACGGCAGCGCCGACTACACGAAGAAGCTCGGCCTCGAGCTCGACCTCATGGGCCGCGGCATGGGCATGCGTTGCCAGCGCTTCTCGCTGCTCGTCGACGACGGCGTGGTGAAGAGCGTGAACGTCGAGGGGCCGGGGAAGTTTGAGGTGTCCGACGGCGACACGATGGTCAAGCAGGCCTAG
- a CDS encoding SPFH domain-containing protein: MALWDKLMGEIVDIVEWLDDSNNTLAYRFERYQNEIKYGAKLVVREGQMAAFINEGQLADVFKPGTHTLITQNMPILATLKGWKFGFNSPFKAEVYFVSTRKFTDLKWGTPGPAMMRDKDFGVVRVTSFGIYAIRVKDPGIFIKDLVGTDNRFTTDEIQENLRGKIGLRIKEVMPELGIPVIDMEAKVTEMGNRLRERLNPEFETMGIELVEVQVQDIGLPEEVEKALDKRGAIAAIGNMQAYTQYETASSIRDAANNPGGAAGVGVGLGAGMAMGAQMANAMGGAFGGAGGASPPPIPGAAAFHVAVNGQQTGPFDMSALGQAVTSGQLTRASLVWKTGMAQWVKAGEVPELASLFANSPPPVPPAA; this comes from the coding sequence ATGGCTCTCTGGGACAAATTGATGGGCGAGATCGTCGACATCGTCGAGTGGCTCGACGATTCGAACAACACGCTCGCCTACCGCTTCGAAAGGTACCAGAACGAAATCAAGTACGGCGCGAAGCTCGTCGTGCGCGAAGGCCAGATGGCCGCCTTCATCAACGAAGGCCAGCTTGCGGACGTGTTCAAGCCGGGCACGCATACGCTGATCACGCAGAACATGCCGATCCTCGCCACGCTGAAGGGCTGGAAGTTCGGCTTCAACAGCCCGTTCAAGGCCGAGGTGTACTTCGTTTCCACGCGCAAGTTCACCGACCTCAAGTGGGGCACCCCCGGGCCGGCGATGATGCGCGACAAGGATTTCGGCGTCGTGCGCGTGACCTCCTTCGGCATCTACGCGATCCGCGTGAAGGACCCCGGCATCTTCATCAAGGACCTCGTCGGCACGGACAACCGCTTCACGACGGACGAGATCCAGGAGAACCTCCGCGGCAAGATCGGCCTGCGCATCAAGGAAGTGATGCCCGAGCTCGGCATTCCGGTGATCGACATGGAGGCGAAGGTGACCGAGATGGGCAATCGCCTGCGCGAGCGCCTCAATCCGGAATTCGAGACGATGGGCATCGAGCTCGTCGAGGTGCAGGTGCAGGACATCGGTTTGCCGGAAGAAGTGGAGAAGGCCCTCGACAAGCGTGGTGCGATCGCCGCCATCGGCAACATGCAGGCGTACACGCAGTACGAAACCGCCTCTTCGATTCGCGATGCCGCGAACAACCCGGGCGGTGCTGCCGGCGTGGGCGTGGGCCTGGGCGCCGGTATGGCGATGGGCGCGCAGATGGCCAACGCGATGGGTGGTGCGTTCGGAGGAGCAGGTGGCGCATCGCCGCCGCCGATTCCCGGCGCCGCGGCATTCCACGTTGCGGTGAATGGCCAGCAAACGGGACCGTTCGACATGAGCGCGCTCGGCCAGGCCGTCACCAGCGGTCAGCTCACGCGCGCTTCGCTCGTGTGGAAAACGGGCATGGCGCAATGGGTGAAGGCCGGCGAAGTGCCGGAGCTCGCGAGCCTCTTCGCGAATTCGCCGCCGCCGGTTCCGCCCGCCGCGTGA
- a CDS encoding zinc finger domain-containing protein: MTQAGRLQAVGEPQQVGDPRDPQTEFIRTFPCAGCGAKLSFAPGTRNLKCEFCGTANEIAENDARVEELDFSVYLKALEGREESTTAETVKCGKCGAEQTLPDNHFAAHCAFCRTPIVGKSYASRHLKPKSIVPFQVNRSRAQDEFRRWVKKLWLAPNDLKKYAQSDAGLDGVYLPFWTYDCNTTSQYRGERGDDYYTDEHYTTTDSKGDSVSRTRRVKHTRWSPASGEVARFHDDVLVMASKSLPEEILGASSRWNLKGLVPFQPEFVSGFRAEAYQVGLREGFPIAKQTIDAQVNALIRQDIGGDQQRIHHVATRYDDVKFKHILLPVWVSAYRYRDKLFRFLINGQTGEVSGESPKSWWKIAFLTLGILVVTFILLVLFSN, translated from the coding sequence GTGACGCAGGCAGGCCGCCTCCAGGCTGTTGGAGAACCCCAACAAGTTGGGGACCCCCGCGACCCGCAGACGGAGTTCATAAGAACCTTCCCCTGCGCGGGCTGCGGGGCGAAGCTCTCGTTTGCGCCGGGCACGCGCAATCTCAAGTGCGAGTTCTGCGGAACCGCCAACGAGATCGCCGAGAACGACGCGCGCGTCGAGGAGCTCGATTTCTCGGTCTACCTCAAGGCGCTCGAGGGCCGCGAGGAATCGACCACGGCGGAGACCGTGAAGTGCGGCAAGTGCGGCGCGGAGCAGACGCTGCCCGACAACCACTTCGCCGCGCACTGCGCGTTCTGCCGCACGCCCATCGTCGGCAAGAGCTATGCGAGCCGGCATCTCAAGCCCAAGTCGATCGTGCCCTTCCAGGTCAATCGATCGCGCGCCCAGGACGAGTTCCGCCGCTGGGTGAAGAAGCTCTGGCTCGCGCCCAATGACCTGAAGAAATACGCGCAGAGCGACGCGGGCCTCGATGGCGTGTACCTGCCGTTCTGGACGTACGACTGCAACACGACGAGCCAGTATCGTGGCGAGCGCGGCGACGACTACTACACCGACGAGCACTACACGACCACCGATTCGAAGGGCGACAGCGTGAGCCGCACGCGCCGCGTGAAGCACACGCGCTGGTCACCGGCCTCGGGCGAGGTCGCGCGCTTCCATGACGATGTGCTCGTGATGGCGTCGAAGTCGCTGCCGGAGGAAATCCTGGGTGCGTCGAGCCGCTGGAACCTGAAGGGGCTCGTGCCGTTCCAGCCCGAGTTCGTGAGCGGCTTTCGCGCCGAGGCCTACCAGGTGGGATTGCGCGAGGGCTTCCCGATCGCGAAGCAGACGATCGACGCGCAGGTGAACGCGCTCATCCGCCAGGACATCGGCGGGGACCAGCAGCGGATCCACCACGTCGCCACGCGCTACGACGACGTGAAGTTCAAGCACATCCTGCTGCCGGTGTGGGTCTCCGCGTACCGCTACCGCGACAAGCTCTTTCGCTTCCTCATCAACGGGCAGACGGGCGAGGTTTCCGGCGAGAGTCCCAAGTCGTGGTGGAAGATTGCCTTCCTCACGCTCGGGATCCTCGTCGTCACGTTCATCCTGCTGGTGCTCTTCTCGAACTAG
- a CDS encoding LysE family transporter, which yields MELSVWLTYFFAAIVLSVTPGPGVFSSISSGLHHGVKLGSWNAVGMQAANVIHVTIVAFGLGAVLLASETVFTAVKWLGVAYLIYLGIVTWRSPVQGFEDKADNAKTAREIFMRGFFVNLTNPKGIIFFVAVLPQFIDVARPQAIQYFILAVTTFAVDLVVMIGYIALAARVLRVMKDPTQLRWVNRGLGGLFVATGIALATFRRAAPAA from the coding sequence GCCGGGCGTGTTCTCGAGCATCTCGAGCGGCCTGCACCATGGCGTGAAGCTGGGCTCCTGGAATGCAGTGGGCATGCAGGCGGCCAACGTGATTCACGTGACCATCGTCGCCTTCGGACTGGGCGCCGTTCTCCTCGCCTCCGAAACCGTCTTCACGGCGGTGAAGTGGCTGGGCGTGGCCTACCTGATTTATCTCGGCATCGTGACGTGGCGCTCGCCCGTGCAGGGGTTCGAGGACAAGGCGGACAACGCGAAGACCGCCCGCGAGATCTTCATGCGCGGCTTCTTCGTGAACCTCACGAATCCCAAGGGCATCATCTTCTTCGTCGCGGTGCTGCCGCAGTTCATCGACGTCGCGCGCCCGCAGGCGATCCAGTACTTCATCCTCGCCGTGACCACGTTCGCCGTGGACCTCGTGGTGATGATCGGCTACATCGCGCTCGCTGCACGCGTGTTGCGCGTGATGAAGGACCCCACGCAGCTCCGGTGGGTCAACCGCGGGCTGGGCGGCCTCTTCGTCGCCACCGGCATCGCGCTCGCCACTTTCCGCCGCGCGGCTCCGGCCGCGTAG